The Actinomyces viscosus genome segment ACCTCCGGCCACCGCCAGGACCAGCACCGTCACGACCGCCACGATCACGACGGTTCGCCGCTTGCGCCCGGGGTTCTGGGCTCCGGGGGCCTGGCCGCCGGGCGCGCCCTGGAAGACCGGGGCCCCTTGGTAGACCGGACCAGTCTGATACGAAACCGCCGCGGCACCTGGGACGTGCTCACCTGGAACGGACTGGGGCTGTCCCTGGTACGGGCCCGGCGGCCGGCCCGCAGACCAGTCCACCCCATAGGGGCTCTGCGAGGCTGAGGAGCCCGGGAAACCGGCAGGAGGCTGAGGGCCCTGGGGAGGGTAGGGCACCCCATCAGATCCCTGGGGATGGCCGGAACGCTGGGGGTAGTCGGTCATGGCGGTCAGTATTTCACGGCCCAGATCGGCGAGTCTGGCCTTTTCCCTGCCCACGGGTACTGCACGGGGGCTGGGGACTACTGGGAGGGGTCTGGGTGTACTCCACAGGGTTCGGAAGCTCGTGCAGTGGGGCCAGCCCCTGGGCAGTGCGACCCGAACCTCGTGGAGTAGGTACCCGGGCCCGCCGGTCGGGACCGGGCCGGATCCCGCCAGGCCGTCGACGTCGTCGCTCCTCCGCTGTCAGCGACCTGAGAGGGGCGATGGCGCACGCATAGGGAACAATGGGTCACCTATGGAACAGGGCGAGGACCGCAACCGGGGTCACGACGGCGATCGGGCCGACCGGCACAACAGCCATCACGACAGCCAACACGGCGACGAGCAGGGCAGCGAGCAGGGCGCCGGGCAGAGTGAGGGGCGGGGCGAGGAGCACCCCGCTCGCGACAGCCACGGCAACAGCGCTCAAGGCAGGCAGGGCCGACGCTCCTCTCGTGGCAGGGCCCGCCAGGGCCGGCGCCAGGGCAAGGCCTCGGGCAAGGACCATCCCAAGGGCTCGGGCCGACGTCGGAGCACCTGGAAGGGCTACTCCCCCGAACAGCTCGCCGCCCGTGCCGAGGCCGTCCCGGCGATCGTCTACCCCGAGGAGCTGCCGGTCTCGGCCCGCCGCGAGGAGATCGCCGCCGCCATCCGCGACCACCAGGTCGTCATCGTCGCCGGGGAGACCGGCAGCGGCAAGACCACCCAGCTGCCCAAGATCTGCCTGGAGCTGGGGCGGGGCGTGACCGGGATGATCGGCCACACCCAGCCGCGGCGCATCGCGGCCAGGTCCGTGGCCGAGCGCATCGCCTCCGAGCTGGGCACCCCGATCGGGCCGGCCGGCGTCGTCGGCTACCAGGTGCGCTTCACCGAGGAGGTCGGCGAGAACACCCTGGTCAAGCTCATGACCGACGGCATCCTCCTGGCGGAGATCCAGTCCGACCCCCAGCTGCGCCGCTACGACACGATCATCGTGGACGAGGCCCACGAGCGCAGCCTCAACATCGACTTCATCCTGGGATACCTGGCGCGCCTGCTGCCCCAGCGCCCGGACCTGAAGGTCATCATCACCTCGGCCACCATCGACTCCGAGCGCTTCGCCGAGCACTTCGGCCGCGCGCTCACCGGCGACCGGGGCCAGCCCTTCACGGTTCCCGCCCCGGTCATCGAGGTCTCCGGGCGCACCTACCCCGTCGAGGTCCGCTACCGCCCGCTGGCTCCCGACGACGTCGAGCCCTCCCCCGACGACGCCGGCAGCTCGACACCCCCAGACGCCGGGAGTGCTGCCGGCCCCCAGCCCGGCCCGGCGGCGCCCGGGGAGCTGAGCGAGGCCGAGCTGGAGGCTCTGACCTCCCCCGACCCGGCGGTGCGCGCCGCGGCGCGGGCCCGCCGTGAGGCCGTCCGCTCCGGCACGGCCCCCACCTCGCTCAGCCCTCGCAACCAGGGCGCTCGCGGCAAGGGTCGGGGGCGGGCCGCCACCGGCGGGGCGGGCGCCGCCTCCGGCGAGCCCAAGGACCAGGTGACGGGGATCCTCGACGCCGTCGACGAGCTCCTGGCCGAGCCCAGCGGCGACATCCTCATCTTCCTGGCCGGTGAGCGCGACATCCGCGACACCGAAGCGGCCCTCATCGACCACCTGGGGGCGCGCTACACGCCCGACGGCCGCTCGCGCACGCCGGGCGCCGTCGAGGTCGTGCCCCTGTACTCGCGCCTGACCGCCGCCGAGCAGCACCGCGTCTTCGAGGCCCACCAGGTGCGCCGCATCGTCCTGGCCACGAACGTGGCCGAGACCTCCCTGACGGTTCCCGGGATCCGTTACGTCATCGACCCGGGCCTGGCGCGCATCTCCCGCTACTCCAACCGCACGAAGGTCCAGCGCCTGCCGATCGAGCCGGTCAGTCGGGCCAGCGCCAACCAGCGCGCGGGGCGCTGCGGGCGCGTGGCCGACGGCATCGCTATCCGCCTCTACTCGCAGTCCGACTTCGAGGCGCGCCCGGAGTACACCGAGCCGGAGATCCTGCGTACCTCGCTGGCCAGCGTCATCCTGCAGATGGCGGCCCTGGGGCTGGGGGCGGTGGAGGACTTCCCCTTCCTGGACGCTCCCGACTCCCGCCAGGTCCGCTCCGGGCTGCAGCTGCTCACGGAGATCGGCGCGATCGAGCCGGCCGGGGCCGGTTCGCCCCGGTCCGACGGCGCCGGGCGGGGCCGCCGGGGACCGCGCCTGACCGAGATCGGGCGGCGCCTGGCGCGCCTGCCGATCGACCCGCGTCTAGGGCGCATGCTCCTGGAGGCGGGCGAGCTGGGCTGCGTCGGGGAGGTCATGGTCATCGTGGCGGCCCTGTCCATCCAGGACGTGCGCGAGCGTCCGGCGGACAAGCAGGAGGCCTCCGACGCCCTGCACCGGCGCTTCGCCGACCCGACGAGCGACTTCCTGACCTACCTGAACCTGTGGCGCTACCTGCGCACGCAGAGCCGTGAGCTCTCCGGCTCGGCCTTCCGGCGCATGTGCCGCGCCGAGTTCCTGCACTACCTGCGGGTGCGCGAGTGGCAGGACGTCCACGCCCAGCTGCGTCAGCTCGCCCGGCCCCTCGGCCTGGACGCCGCCCCGGTGGAGCTGCCGACGGCCCGCTCGATCCGGGCCGCCACCGAGGCTCTGGAACCGGGCAGCCACGCGGCCCAGGTCGCCAACGGGGGTGTGGCGGCCGCCGTCGTGGCCCTGGGACGCAGCGCGGACACGCCCGACGCCGACGCCATCCACCGCTCGCTGCTGG includes the following:
- a CDS encoding DUF3418 domain-containing protein — translated: MEQGEDRNRGHDGDRADRHNSHHDSQHGDEQGSEQGAGQSEGRGEEHPARDSHGNSAQGRQGRRSSRGRARQGRRQGKASGKDHPKGSGRRRSTWKGYSPEQLAARAEAVPAIVYPEELPVSARREEIAAAIRDHQVVIVAGETGSGKTTQLPKICLELGRGVTGMIGHTQPRRIAARSVAERIASELGTPIGPAGVVGYQVRFTEEVGENTLVKLMTDGILLAEIQSDPQLRRYDTIIVDEAHERSLNIDFILGYLARLLPQRPDLKVIITSATIDSERFAEHFGRALTGDRGQPFTVPAPVIEVSGRTYPVEVRYRPLAPDDVEPSPDDAGSSTPPDAGSAAGPQPGPAAPGELSEAELEALTSPDPAVRAAARARREAVRSGTAPTSLSPRNQGARGKGRGRAATGGAGAASGEPKDQVTGILDAVDELLAEPSGDILIFLAGERDIRDTEAALIDHLGARYTPDGRSRTPGAVEVVPLYSRLTAAEQHRVFEAHQVRRIVLATNVAETSLTVPGIRYVIDPGLARISRYSNRTKVQRLPIEPVSRASANQRAGRCGRVADGIAIRLYSQSDFEARPEYTEPEILRTSLASVILQMAALGLGAVEDFPFLDAPDSRQVRSGLQLLTEIGAIEPAGAGSPRSDGAGRGRRGPRLTEIGRRLARLPIDPRLGRMLLEAGELGCVGEVMVIVAALSIQDVRERPADKQEASDALHRRFADPTSDFLTYLNLWRYLRTQSRELSGSAFRRMCRAEFLHYLRVREWQDVHAQLRQLARPLGLDAAPVELPTARSIRAATEALEPGSHAAQVANGGVAAAVVALGRSADTPDADAIHRSLLVGLLSNVGNWDERRREYAGARGTRFTIWPGSGLRRKTYDWVMTAELVETSRLFARTVAKVDSRWIEQVADRAGLTRHVFGEPYWSTRQGAAMVHEKVLLYGMTLVADRPATLASVGTDSAREVAREMFIRSGLVEGGWHARHGFVERNRALIEELQDVERRRREHGLLADDAALFDFYDDRIPEEVTSAAAFDAWWKDQRRTTPDLLDFTRELLLPGGGDASGFPDTWVQGDLTLGLEYVFEPGQAEDGVSVQVPVEVLGRLSPEGFDWLVPGMRAELCVATIRALPKRVRRQLVPAPDVGAQVWAQLQESFPTPPGASCPEVPFEEAFAQVVSRLKGVEITEADWAEAAERLPEHLAMAFAALDARGRVIGRSRDLVSLQQRLSGRTGAAVRSVVRGALAQAMAEAQERQDSRGGGGKPGRKGRRGKGAHRGGQQSAARRPDGAAGAGEAGGPSAAISGLEERRGLTDWPSGVPGLGEPDGSTIPASVESAGRAGLVVRGYPALVAASARSANLRILPDAVAQASAHGAGVTALALARTALPTARVTSRWSAQESLVLAASPYGSTGALVEDMEVAAARIVAGCWAASGTGRPLTEVRTREVFGSLVGLMRDELEDEVYRVARYAVAALKAAREVDRVVGEHTSLTLLGTLQEVREHAAALVPDGFLTATPPEHLAHLERYLRALVMRVEKAASSPSAASQDAALAFQVSQAQEVVDRARTKAASLPADPQREALLEEARWMVEELRVSLFAQRLGTSRKVSLQRITKLVSGV